A single region of the Octopus bimaculoides isolate UCB-OBI-ISO-001 chromosome 6, ASM119413v2, whole genome shotgun sequence genome encodes:
- the LOC106879556 gene encoding zinc finger protein 665: protein MFETEEKPYRCDVCGELFTSNANLTSHKRTHTAAKPFQCDTCGKAFSTRSSVSRHQVSHTGEKRYRCDICGKAFSYNSGLRAHIHIHTGEKPYHCDVCGKSFSSSSILSDHSHIHIKPFRCDICGKGFSRKRLLVFHKDKHAGRTRYHCEFCGKSFYVKSQLSVHKFIHRGTQPYSCDICGKTFPKKIRLTYHKIIHSTERPYKCDICGKCFSRKAYMKCHRLTHTSKEYHCEICGKAFSHSSNLAAHKRLHTGEKPYHCDVCGKAFSRNSNLSRHKRSHTGEKPYQCEFCEKAFHRKSHLAEHRRIHTGERPYQCQICEKTFYRKDHLADHTRIHTGEKPYQCEICDKAFSTSSHLSDHIRIHTGEKPYQCEICGEAFSRNRNLLRHKPIHTENS, encoded by the coding sequence ATGTTTGAGACTGAAGAGAAACCATACAGATGTGATGTTTGTGGAGAACTGTTTACTAGTAATGCTAACTTAACTTCTCATAAACGAACTCACACAGCAGCAAAACCATTCCAGTGTGACACATGTGGAAAAGCTTTTTCAACCAGGAGTAGTGTATCACGACATCAGgttagtcacactggagaaaaacgataccgctgtgatatttgtgggaagGCATTTTCTTATAACAGTGGATTAAGAgctcatatacatattcacactggagaaaaaccctaccattgtgatgtctgtggtaaatcattctcgaGTAGCAGCATTTTATCAGATCATAGTCATATTCATATAAAACCATTtcgatgtgatatctgtgggaaaggCTTCTCACGTAAAAGACTTTTAGTATTTCATAAAGATAAACACGCTGGGAGAACACGATATCATTGTGAattctgtggaaaatcattttatGTAAAGAGTCAGTTATCTGTTCATAAATTTATTCACAGAGGGACTCAGCCATATTcctgtgatatttgtgggaaaACTTTTCCAAAAAAGATAAGATTGACCTACCATAAAATTATTCACTCAACAGAAAGACCATAtaagtgtgatatctgtgggaaatgtTTCTCACGAAAGGCTTACATGAAATGtcatagacttacacacacatctaaggaataccattgtgaaatatgtggcaaAGCATTTTCTCACAGCAGTAACTTGGCAGCTCATAAACGTCtccatactggagaaaaaccatatcattgtgatgtgtGTGGGAAAGCATTTTCTCGAAATTCTAACTTATCTCGTCATAAACGTtctcacactggagaaaaaccataccagTGCGAATTTTGTGAGAAAGCATTTCATAGAAAATCCCACTTAGCAGaacacagacgtattcacactggagaaaggCCATACCAGTGTCAAATTTGTGAGAAAACATTTTATAGAAAGGATCACTTAGCAgatcatacacgtatacacactggagaaaaaccttaccaGTGTGAAATTTGTGACAAAGCTTTTTCCACCAGCAGTCATTTATCAGACCATATacgtattcacactggagaaaaaccataccagtgtgaaatttgtggtgaagCATTTTCTAGGAACAGAAATTTATTACGTCATAAACCTATTCACACAGAAAATTCGTGA
- the LOC106879558 gene encoding zinc finger protein 714 yields MLQTEEKPYKCEVCGKVFSRNSHLIVHIRSHTGEKPYHCEICGKTFSRMTRLTDHRSTHSREKLYNCDICNKSFSCNSYLSDHRRIHKEKIFNCEICEKKFSRNSDLMYHKRVHTGEKPFDCEICGKAFSRSIKLLYHKRIHTGEKPYQCETCGKAFSQNSALRDHKHIHTGEKPYQCEICGKVFSRSTKLSDHRRLHSGIRQYQCEICEKAFTCSSHLSSHIRTHTGEKPYQCEICGEAFSKNGNLSRHHLIHSKK; encoded by the coding sequence ATGTTGCAGACAGAGGAAAAACCTTACAAATGTGAGGTTTGTGGTAAAGTGTTTTCTCGAAACAGTCACTTAATAGTTCATATTCGTagtcacacaggtgagaaaccataccactgtgaaatttgtgggaaaacaTTTTCCCGAATGACACGACTTACAGATCATAGAAGTACTCATTCAAGAGAAAAACTCTACAATTGTGACATCTGTAACAAATCCTTTTCTTGTAATAGTTACTTGTCAGATCATAGACGTattcacaaagaaaaaatattcaactgcgaaatttgtgaaaaaaaattttctcgtAATTCTGATTTAATGTATCATAAACGtgttcacactggagagaaaccatttgaCTGCgaaatctgtggtaaagcattttcACGTAGTATTAAGTTATTgtatcacaaacgtattcacacaggagaaaaaccataccaaTGTGAAACATGTGGGAAAGCATTTTCTCAAAATAGTGCATTAAGAGATCATaagcatattcatacaggagaaaaaccataccagTGTGAAATCTGTGGGAAAGTGTTTTCACGCAGTACTAAATTGTCAGACCACAGAAGGCTTCACAGTGGAATAAGGCAATACCAATGTGAAATTTGTGAGAAAGCATTTACATGTAGTAGTCACTTATCAAGCCATATACGGACacatacaggggaaaaaccataccagtgtgaaatttgtggtgaagCATTTTCTAAAAATGGAAATTTATCGCGGCATCATCTCATTCACAGTAAAAAATGA
- the LOC106879557 gene encoding zinc finger protein 676, producing MEEKPHICDVCGKIFTHEDHLTIHVRIHTGEKPYPCDICGKAFSCNSYLSHHKRIHKEKVHHCEICRKSFSRNSELIYHIRVHTREKPYECDICGKAFSRNNKLSDHKRVHTGEKPYQCEICGKAFSQKSALTNHTYSHTGEKPYQCGVCGKTLSSSSTLSCHKRLHKEKRFSCQICDRKFSRNSELIYHIRVHTGEKPYTCEICGKAFLRNTKLSVHKRVHTGEKPYHCEICGQTFAWDSQLKVHKHTHTGEKPYKCQTCGKGFSCSSGLSDHKRVHSGEKPYSCEFCGKAFPRNSALTDHRRIHTGEKPYHCEICGKSFSSSSSLSGHSHIHSGKKSFQCDICEKGFSRNRNLLSHYRVHIGE from the coding sequence gagaaaccTCATATATGTGATGTTTGTGGGAAAATATTCACCCATGAAGATCACTTAACAATTCATGTTCGTATTCACACTGGTGAAAAACCTTACccctgtgatatttgtgggaaaGCTTTTTCTTGTAACAGTTACTTATCTcatcataaacgtattcataaaGAAAAGGTACACCACTGTGAAATTTGTAGGAAATCATTTTCTCGTAACAGTGAACTAATTTATCATATACGTGTTCACACAAGAGAGAAACCGTATGAGTGCGATATCTGTGGGAAAGCATTTTCACGTAACAATAAATTATCTGATCATAAACGcgttcacactggagaaaaaccataccagtgtgaaatttgtgggaaagcaTTTTCTCAGAAGAGTGCATTAACAAATCATACTTAtagtcacacaggagaaaaaccttatcagTGTGGGGTCTGTGGGAAAACATTATCTTCCAGCAGCACCTTATCATGTCATAAACGTCTTCACAAAGAAAAACGATTCAGCTGCCAAATTTGTGATAGAAAGTTTTCTCGTAACAGTGAATTAATTTATCACATACGTGTTCACACTGGGGAGAAACCATATACATGTGAAATCTGTGGGAAAGCATTTTTGCGAAACACCAAATTATCAGTTCATAAGCGTGTTCACACTGGTgaaaaaccataccattgtgaaatttgtgggcaAACATTTGCTTGGGATAGTCAATTAAAAGTTCACAAACATAcccatacaggagaaaaaccatacaaATGTCAAACCTGTGGGAAAGGGTTTTCCTGCAGTAGTGGCTTATCAGATCATAAACGTGTTCActctggagaaaaaccatatagCTGTGAATTTTGTGGGAAAGCATTTCCTCGAAATAGTGCATTAACAGATCATAGACGTATCCATACTGGTGAAAAGCCCtaccactgtgaaatctgtggtaaatcattttccagTAGCAGCAGTTTGTCAGGGCATAGCCATATTCATTCTGGTAAAAAATCATTCCAATGTGATATTTGTGAGAAAGGGTTTTCAAGAAACAGAAATTTATTATCTCATTATCGTGTTCACATAGGAGAGTGA